In Sphingobacterium zeae, one genomic interval encodes:
- a CDS encoding Crp/Fnr family transcriptional regulator — MELIRKYFERWFELTDQDWQAFYSKLTKQNFPKKHILLKSGQIENNLSFIETGIVRFYIPKEENDLTFAFAFNNNFVSGYNSFLTRKPSNYYIETLTETTLWQITFDDLQKIYKETKIGNAIGRQASEELFLKKSQRELSLLSETAERRYLNLFTERPELIKEIPLKYIASYVGVTPQALSRIRRRIS; from the coding sequence ATGGAACTTATCCGAAAATATTTTGAACGGTGGTTTGAGCTAACAGACCAAGATTGGCAGGCCTTTTATTCTAAACTTACAAAGCAGAATTTCCCTAAAAAACATATCCTCTTAAAGTCGGGGCAGATAGAAAATAATCTGTCGTTCATTGAAACAGGCATTGTACGTTTCTATATCCCAAAAGAAGAAAATGACCTTACTTTTGCGTTTGCATTTAATAACAATTTTGTAAGCGGGTACAATTCCTTTTTAACTCGAAAACCCTCAAATTACTATATAGAGACCTTAACAGAAACAACACTTTGGCAAATAACCTTTGATGATCTACAAAAAATTTACAAGGAAACAAAAATCGGTAATGCAATAGGGCGACAAGCAAGCGAAGAATTGTTTTTGAAAAAGTCGCAAAGAGAGCTTTCTCTGTTGAGTGAAACCGCTGAAAGGAGATACTTAAATCTCTTTACCGAGCGACCGGAGCTTATAAAAGAAATACCACTGAAATATATTGCTTCTTATGTTGGTGTTACACCACAAGCATTAAGTAGAATACGCAGACGAATTTCTTAA
- a CDS encoding DoxX family protein, which translates to MKPLIVLLGVFAVSLLVMKLLYGTYECALSGRIAMFAMLIFSAMGHFAFTEGMTLMIPEFIPFKTATVYLTGIVEIIFAFGLLFPNYRTLTAWLLIVFLILVLPANIYASIKQIDYQKATFNGHGLTYLWFRIPLQIFFIVWTYLSAISKY; encoded by the coding sequence ATGAAACCGTTAATTGTTTTACTTGGTGTGTTTGCTGTTTCCCTTTTGGTTATGAAATTACTTTATGGGACTTATGAATGTGCTTTATCCGGCAGAATAGCTATGTTTGCGATGTTGATATTTTCTGCTATGGGGCATTTTGCATTTACAGAGGGAATGACTTTAATGATCCCTGAATTTATCCCCTTCAAAACAGCAACTGTTTATCTCACAGGAATTGTAGAAATTATTTTTGCGTTTGGACTTCTATTTCCAAATTATCGTACTTTAACCGCTTGGTTACTTATCGTATTCCTAATATTGGTACTTCCTGCAAATATTTATGCTTCCATAAAACAAATAGATTATCAAAAAGCTACATTTAATGGGCATGGACTAACTTATCTTTGGTTCAGAATACCTTTACAAATATTCTTCATCGTCTGGACGTACCTATCGGCGATCAGTAAATATTGA
- a CDS encoding glycoside hydrolase family 127 protein: MRAHIRFLIYLLLLSGTVTAQDRLYKTNFALADVKLLESPFKHAQDLNVTTLLHYDVDRLLAPFLKEAGLPPKAPSFDNWIDLDGHIGGHYLSALAIHYAATGNIQLKIRMEYMLSELKECQDKHGNGYLGGVPEGKHIWNEVGEGNVNIVGRYWVPWYNLHKTYAGLRDAWLYGGNEQAKEMFLKLCDWGAQLISKLDDTQMETMLANEFGGMNEVYADAYQMTRDDRYLKTAKRFSHREIFDSMRKKVDNLDNKHANTQVPKAVGYQRVAEVSDDMDYATAARFFWETVVGYRSLALGGNSRREHFPSQKDFFSYIEEREGPESCNTNNMLKLTEGLFRMRHDARLMDFYERALYNHILSTQHPEHGGYVYFTSARPAHYRVYSGVNSAMWCCVGTGMENHGKYGEMIYSHQSDSLYVNLFVPSEVQWKEKKITLTQQGNVPVTGQGSLTINLDMPTRIKVFVRYPLWAQKGEFKVQVDGINYADNSKPGEYIVIDRIWKKGDIVTLDTKLKFHIEELPFNPDYVALFRGPILMGAKVGTKNLDGLVADDHRWGHIAHGPLVSLFDSPILLGEREDLLKLLNESPPLNSDSLHYNMNAAVTRGNEKNLILQPFYQIHDSRYMMYWLSVTKNRFDNLQKEMEHKEQEKIGLDQRTADMIKLGEQQPEVDHVLKGENIAKGVHQGESWRQTNSGGSFSFELQTNKKQPLDLLVRYWGYELGNKKFDILVDDKILVAEDVGKKWEQSRFFDITYSIPQEWTKNKTKIRVEFKARENNSTGRIFQVRLVERHR, translated from the coding sequence ATGAGAGCTCACATTAGATTTTTGATTTATTTATTACTCTTGAGCGGTACAGTAACAGCGCAAGATCGTCTTTACAAAACTAATTTTGCTCTAGCGGATGTTAAGCTTTTGGAAAGCCCTTTTAAGCATGCGCAGGACCTAAATGTAACCACATTGCTCCATTATGATGTTGATAGGCTATTGGCTCCTTTTCTAAAGGAGGCTGGTCTGCCGCCAAAAGCTCCGAGTTTTGACAATTGGATTGATCTCGATGGTCACATTGGTGGACATTACCTTTCAGCATTGGCCATTCATTATGCTGCCACAGGTAATATACAATTGAAGATTCGTATGGAATATATGCTTTCTGAATTGAAAGAATGTCAGGATAAGCATGGCAATGGTTACTTAGGCGGTGTTCCTGAGGGTAAACATATCTGGAATGAAGTTGGGGAAGGAAATGTAAATATTGTAGGGCGTTATTGGGTACCGTGGTATAATTTGCATAAGACCTATGCCGGTCTGCGGGATGCATGGTTGTATGGGGGTAATGAGCAGGCTAAGGAGATGTTTTTAAAGCTATGTGATTGGGGTGCGCAGCTGATCAGTAAGCTAGACGATACTCAGATGGAGACCATGTTAGCAAATGAATTTGGTGGCATGAACGAGGTTTATGCAGACGCCTACCAAATGACAAGAGACGATCGTTATTTAAAGACAGCAAAGAGATTCTCACATCGGGAAATATTTGACAGTATGCGTAAAAAAGTCGATAATCTCGACAATAAGCATGCAAATACACAAGTTCCTAAGGCTGTGGGATATCAACGTGTTGCCGAAGTGTCAGATGATATGGATTATGCTACTGCGGCGCGATTTTTTTGGGAGACTGTAGTGGGGTATCGTTCGCTTGCATTGGGTGGAAATAGTCGGCGCGAACATTTTCCGTCCCAGAAGGATTTTTTCAGTTACATAGAAGAACGTGAAGGGCCTGAGTCTTGTAATACAAATAATATGTTGAAGTTAACCGAGGGGCTTTTTAGGATGAGACACGATGCCAGGTTAATGGATTTTTATGAACGAGCACTTTACAACCACATTCTTTCAACACAGCATCCTGAGCATGGTGGTTATGTTTATTTTACATCAGCTAGACCCGCACATTATAGAGTATACTCCGGTGTTAACAGTGCAATGTGGTGTTGTGTGGGGACTGGAATGGAAAATCACGGCAAGTATGGCGAAATGATTTATAGTCATCAGAGTGATAGCCTTTATGTAAATCTTTTTGTGCCTTCGGAAGTTCAGTGGAAAGAGAAGAAAATTACGTTAACCCAGCAAGGTAATGTGCCCGTAACCGGTCAAGGCTCACTAACTATTAATCTTGATATGCCCACTCGAATCAAAGTGTTTGTGCGGTATCCGCTTTGGGCACAGAAAGGCGAATTTAAGGTGCAGGTGGACGGGATCAATTATGCAGATAATAGCAAACCAGGAGAGTATATTGTTATTGATCGCATATGGAAAAAAGGAGACATCGTTACATTAGATACAAAATTGAAATTTCACATCGAAGAACTTCCGTTTAACCCGGATTATGTAGCGCTATTTCGTGGGCCTATCTTAATGGGAGCAAAAGTGGGAACTAAAAATTTGGATGGCTTGGTTGCCGATGACCATCGTTGGGGACATATAGCACACGGCCCGCTGGTTTCGCTGTTCGATAGTCCGATCCTTTTGGGAGAACGAGAGGATCTGCTAAAATTACTGAATGAGAGCCCACCGTTAAATAGCGATTCACTCCATTATAATATGAATGCAGCGGTTACAAGGGGAAATGAAAAGAATTTGATACTTCAACCATTTTATCAAATTCATGATAGCCGTTATATGATGTATTGGCTGTCTGTAACAAAAAATAGATTTGATAATCTCCAAAAGGAAATGGAGCATAAAGAACAGGAAAAAATTGGGTTGGATCAGCGTACTGCGGACATGATCAAGCTAGGAGAGCAGCAACCGGAAGTGGACCATGTGTTGAAAGGCGAAAACATCGCCAAAGGTGTTCATCAAGGTGAGTCATGGCGTCAAACGAATAGCGGAGGTAGCTTTTCTTTTGAACTCCAAACCAATAAGAAACAACCATTAGATCTTTTAGTCCGATATTGGGGATATGAGCTTGGGAATAAGAAATTTGATATTTTGGTTGATGACAAGATACTTGTTGCGGAAGATGTCGGTAAAAAATGGGAACAGAGTAGATTTTTCGATATCACTTATTCCATTCCCCAAGAGTGGACTAAAAACA
- a CDS encoding DUF421 domain-containing protein: MIDIDKIFSDGVEGSFLVEIAARTIIMFLLILIILRLSGRRGVRQLTVFEVAIILSLGSAAGDPMFQEDLPISYSVVVFICVIVLYKFITWLTYKSEVITHLLEGKVLPIVKDGVFHIKHEDDDNFSRSEFFSELRNLNVEHLGQVKEGVLEIDGTLSVLFYADDDVRYGLPLFPSSYKMVDVSNSEGPFACMYCGQVVFSFDSDTQSCTRCHRKQWSKALNSRRV; the protein is encoded by the coding sequence ATGATTGATATAGACAAAATATTTTCGGACGGAGTTGAAGGCTCGTTTCTTGTGGAAATTGCAGCGAGAACGATAATAATGTTTCTTCTGATTTTGATCATACTCAGGCTTTCCGGTAGGAGAGGTGTTAGACAGTTGACTGTTTTTGAAGTTGCGATTATTCTCAGCCTTGGCTCGGCCGCAGGAGATCCGATGTTTCAGGAAGATTTGCCGATTTCCTATTCGGTTGTTGTTTTTATCTGTGTTATTGTACTTTACAAGTTCATAACCTGGCTCACCTACAAGTCTGAGGTGATCACTCATTTATTAGAGGGTAAAGTTTTACCAATAGTGAAGGACGGAGTATTTCACATCAAGCATGAAGATGATGATAATTTTTCGAGATCGGAGTTTTTTTCAGAACTCAGAAATTTAAACGTAGAACATTTAGGACAGGTTAAAGAGGGGGTGCTAGAGATTGATGGGACATTAAGCGTTTTATTCTATGCTGATGATGATGTTAGATATGGATTACCATTATTTCCTTCCTCCTATAAAATGGTTGATGTGTCAAATTCTGAAGGACCATTTGCATGTATGTATTGTGGCCAAGTTGTGTTTAGTTTTGATAGCGATACTCAATCCTGTACTAGGTGTCATCGAAAGCAATGGAGCAAGGCTTTAAATTCAAGAAGAGTTTAG